In the genome of Cryptomeria japonica chromosome 8, Sugi_1.0, whole genome shotgun sequence, one region contains:
- the LOC131050092 gene encoding receptor-like protein EIX1, with protein sequence MSSVSLWMNLTFALVMLMQIFYPFINGCPADERNYLLDFKGGLVDSTGRLSSWKGYNCCEWKGIHCDFHSGHVISLDIKNPFGTYVDNSKNLSGAIHPSLFNLQYLQHLDLGYNYFNGTSIPPQLAKLQSLSFLSLASAGFGGEVPLELGNITTLRHLDLSAGPFGNFVLESRKFAGWVQNLRSLEFLAMNDVNLSIANDHWNIALSSHSNLSQIYLSGCWLSGTIPSLLNLTHLSHLDLSDNSFSSPLPVWFQNVSSLVSLVLSDCGLKGSIPSDFLRRSSLRNLELSGSQLEGNLSFIEYQSSSIANLYLQSTSLDGIIRLFFVNFTKFKKLVLAHNYLTGDIPPFGSALGKVIPLSVIDLSQNKLTGNIPPSICCLPILRSLNLENNLLSGKIPHTVADMLSGLIPQGKHFSTFEASSFAENSNLHGPPLGNRTLTPGFGGKGSPSIQEEVHNRDVEEAKEEMVGSGGGFCHCNCSALLPNKMEKLIFQFLDSLMQHLFGRR encoded by the coding sequence ATGTCTTCTGTTTCACTCTGGATGAATCTCACTTTTGCCTTGGTGATGCTCATGCAGATATTTTATCCATTCATCAATGGATGCCCGGCTGATGAAAGAAATTACTTGTTAGATTTCAAAGGAGGCCTTGTCGATTCTACGGGTCGCTTATCCTCGTGGAAGGGCTACAATTGTTGCGAGTGGAAGGGTATTCACTGCGACTTCCATTCAGGCCATGTCATCAGCCTTGATATCAAAAATCCCTTTGGTACTTACGTGGACAATTCCAAAAATCTTAGTGGGGCGATACATCCATCGCTGTTTAATCTGCAGTATCTTCAGCACCTGGATCTCGGATACAATTATTTCAATGGTACTTCAATACCTCCTCAATTGGCAAAACTCCAGAGCCTTTCCTTCCTTAGCTTGGCAAGTGCTGGATTTGGAGGTGAGGTCCCTCTGGAGTTGGGGAATATTACAACCTTGCGCCACCTTGATCTCTCAGCAGGACCATTTGGGAATTTTGTCTTGGAGAGTAGGAAATTTGCAGGATGGGTACAAAATCTGAGAAGCTTGGAGTTCCTGGCTATGAATGATGTGAATCTGTCGATCGCAAATGATCACTGGAATATTGCCCTTAGCAGCCACTCTAATCTTAGCCAGATTTACTTATCTGGCTGTTGGCTTTCAGGTACAATACCTTCTCTCCTAAATCTCACTCACTTATCCCATCTCGATCTCTCAGATAATTCATTTAGTTCCCCATTGCCAGTTTGGTTTCAGAATGTCTCGTCCTTGGTTTCTCTTGTTCTATCTGATTGTGGTCTCAAGGGTTCCATCCCTTCAGATTTCTTGCGCCGTTCAAGCCTGAGAAATCTTGAGCTGTCAGGTAGCCAGTTGGAAGGGAACCTTTCTTTCATTGAATACCAATCCTCCTCAATAGCCAATCTTTACCTCCAGTCGACTAGTTTAGACGGAATAATTCGTCTTTTCTTTGTAAACTTTACTAAATTTAAGAAATTGGTTCTCGCGCATAACTACTTAACAGGGGATATACCTCCGTTTGGATCTGCGCTTGGGAAAGTCATACCACTTTCAGTAATAGATCTTTCCCAAAACAAATTGACAGGCAATATACCACCCTCTATCTGTTGTCTTCCTATATTGAGAAGCCTCAATCTGGAAAATAACCTGCTCTCAGGAAAAATACCACATACCGTTGCAGACATGCTTTCTGGTTTGATACCTCAAGGCAAGCACTTTTCGACTTTTGAGGCTTCTTCTTTTGCAGAAAATTCAAATCTACATGGACCTCCATTAGGAAATAGAACCCTTACCCCTGGTTTTGGTGGGAAAGGTAGCCCAAGCATTCAAGAAGAAGTGCATAATAGGGATGTCGAGGAGGCAAAGGAAGAGATGGTGGGCAGTGGGGGTGGGTTTTGTCACTGTAATTGCAGTGCTTTACTTCCGAATAAGATGGAGAAACTAATATTTCAGTTTCTGGATAGTCTTATGCAACATCTCTTTGGACGGCGTTGA